In a genomic window of Leisingera caerulea DSM 24564:
- a CDS encoding DUF3576 domain-containing protein, with translation MEYGKTLRVTLVGAICLSLAACGGNRGGDAPASTARTISHKEEVQGAATKSSVFDFLNAKPDQTVQVNRYLWTASLDVLSFLPVQSVDPFTGVIVTGYGTPPGGGRSYRATIHIKDPALDARSLNVALQSKGGPVSAGTTRAVEDAILSRARQLRIADKKL, from the coding sequence ATGGAATACGGAAAGACCCTGCGGGTAACTTTGGTTGGTGCGATCTGTCTCAGCCTCGCGGCTTGCGGCGGCAACAGAGGCGGCGACGCGCCTGCCAGCACGGCCCGGACAATCAGCCACAAGGAAGAGGTCCAGGGCGCGGCGACCAAGTCCTCCGTCTTTGACTTCCTGAACGCCAAGCCGGACCAGACCGTTCAGGTGAACCGCTACCTGTGGACTGCAAGCCTGGATGTGCTGTCCTTCCTGCCGGTGCAGTCGGTCGATCCGTTCACCGGTGTGATCGTGACGGGATACGGCACCCCGCCGGGCGGCGGCCGCTCCTACCGGGCGACCATCCACATCAAGGACCCGGCGCTGGACGCGCGTTCGCTGAATGTTGCGCTGCAGTCCAAGGGCGGCCCGGTCAGCGCCGGCACCACCCGGGCGGTCGAAGACGCGATTCTTTCCCGCGCGCGCCAGCTACGCATCGCGGACAAGAAACTCTGA
- the leuS gene encoding leucine--tRNA ligase: protein MPRYIAPEIEARWQKAWDEAGIFQAKRTGDKPKYYVLEMFPYPSGKLHMGHVRNYTMGDVIARYKLSTGHNVLHPMGFDAFGMPAENAAMASGGHPKDWTYSNIDTMVEQMKPLGLSLDWSRMFATCDPEYYGQQQALFLDFLEKGLVYRKNAVVNWDPIDMTVLANEQVENGRGWRSGALVERRELTQWFFKISDFSEELLSALDGLENWPAKVRLMQENWIGKSRGLQFSFERTDGGEPIEVYTTRPDTLMGASFVGISPDHPVAKALEAESEEVAAFAAECRKGGTTEEAIETAEKLGYDTGIRVKHPLNPEWELPVWIANFILMDYGTGAIFACPAHDQRDLDFCRKYDLPVTNAFFALDEDAPVAAEALVPPKSEKVRWVDHFAGLTEATGEEAINATVDFAEKAGWGQGVTKYRLRDWGLSRQRYWGCPIPVVHCEACGVVPEKKENLPIALPYDEGGKPIDFSVPGNPLDRHPDWRDCECPSCGKPAQRETDTMDTFVDSSWYFARFTAPRAETPTDMAEAEYWMNVDQYIGGIEHAILHLLYSRFFARAMHICGHLPEKSKEPFDALFTQGMVTHAIYKTTGENHRPVYHYPEEVELKDGKGFLKDGTEVEIIPSAKMSKSKNNVVDPLHIISSFGADTARWFVLSDSPPERDVEWTASGAEAAHKHLTRVWNLCDRIGEMDRNAEGEGDEDLLREMHKCIRDVTLGIDSFGFNAAIAKLYAFTGTLSKSKASYKVQREAVMTLAQLMSPMTPHLAEDIWNHQGGEGLCATAPWPVADEAMLVEDTVTLPIQINGKRRGEIEVAKDLDKAEVEKLALAHEAVQKALNGGAPKKVIVVPGRIVNVVA, encoded by the coding sequence ATGCCGCGTTACATAGCTCCTGAAATCGAAGCACGATGGCAGAAAGCCTGGGACGAGGCCGGAATTTTCCAGGCCAAGCGAACCGGCGATAAGCCCAAGTACTACGTGCTGGAGATGTTCCCCTACCCGTCGGGCAAGCTGCACATGGGCCATGTGCGCAACTACACCATGGGCGACGTGATCGCGCGCTACAAGCTGTCCACCGGCCATAACGTGCTGCACCCGATGGGGTTTGACGCCTTTGGCATGCCCGCCGAAAACGCCGCGATGGCCTCTGGCGGGCACCCCAAGGACTGGACCTACTCGAACATCGACACGATGGTGGAGCAGATGAAACCGCTGGGCCTGTCGCTGGACTGGAGCCGCATGTTTGCCACCTGCGATCCGGAGTATTACGGCCAGCAGCAGGCGCTGTTCCTCGACTTCCTGGAGAAGGGCCTGGTCTACCGCAAGAACGCGGTGGTGAACTGGGACCCGATTGACATGACCGTGCTCGCCAACGAGCAGGTCGAGAACGGCCGCGGCTGGCGCTCCGGCGCGCTGGTGGAGCGGCGCGAGCTGACGCAATGGTTCTTCAAAATCTCCGATTTCTCCGAAGAGCTGCTGTCGGCGCTGGACGGCTTGGAAAACTGGCCCGCAAAGGTCCGCCTGATGCAGGAAAACTGGATCGGTAAATCGCGCGGCCTGCAGTTCTCGTTTGAGCGCACCGATGGCGGTGAGCCGATTGAAGTCTACACCACCCGCCCTGACACGCTGATGGGCGCGTCCTTCGTCGGCATCTCGCCCGACCACCCGGTCGCCAAGGCGCTGGAAGCCGAATCGGAAGAGGTTGCGGCGTTTGCCGCCGAGTGCCGCAAGGGCGGCACCACCGAGGAAGCCATCGAGACGGCGGAAAAGCTGGGCTATGACACCGGCATCCGCGTCAAGCATCCGCTGAATCCGGAATGGGAACTGCCCGTCTGGATCGCCAACTTCATCCTGATGGATTACGGCACCGGCGCAATCTTCGCCTGCCCGGCGCATGACCAGCGCGACCTGGATTTCTGCCGCAAGTATGATCTGCCGGTGACCAACGCCTTCTTTGCACTGGATGAGGACGCGCCGGTCGCGGCCGAGGCTCTGGTGCCGCCGAAGTCCGAAAAGGTCCGCTGGGTCGACCACTTCGCCGGGCTGACCGAGGCGACTGGCGAAGAAGCGATCAACGCCACTGTCGATTTCGCGGAAAAAGCCGGCTGGGGCCAGGGTGTCACCAAATACCGCCTGCGCGACTGGGGGCTGAGCCGCCAGCGCTATTGGGGCTGCCCGATCCCTGTCGTCCATTGCGAAGCCTGCGGCGTGGTGCCGGAGAAGAAAGAGAACCTGCCGATTGCCCTGCCCTATGATGAGGGCGGCAAGCCGATCGACTTCTCGGTGCCGGGCAACCCGCTGGACCGCCACCCGGACTGGCGCGACTGCGAATGTCCGTCCTGCGGCAAGCCGGCCCAGCGCGAAACCGACACCATGGACACCTTCGTGGATTCGTCCTGGTATTTCGCCCGCTTCACCGCTCCGCGCGCCGAAACCCCGACCGACATGGCCGAGGCCGAATACTGGATGAACGTCGACCAGTACATCGGCGGCATCGAGCACGCGATTCTGCACCTGCTGTACTCGCGCTTCTTCGCCCGTGCGATGCACATCTGCGGCCACCTTCCGGAGAAATCGAAGGAGCCGTTTGACGCGCTGTTCACCCAGGGCATGGTGACCCACGCGATCTACAAGACCACAGGTGAGAACCACCGCCCGGTCTACCACTACCCCGAGGAAGTGGAGCTGAAAGACGGCAAGGGTTTCCTGAAGGACGGCACAGAGGTGGAGATCATCCCCTCCGCCAAGATGTCGAAGTCCAAGAACAACGTTGTGGACCCGCTGCACATCATCTCGTCCTTCGGCGCGGATACCGCGCGCTGGTTCGTGCTGTCCGATTCGCCGCCCGAGCGGGACGTCGAATGGACCGCGTCTGGCGCCGAGGCTGCGCACAAGCACCTGACCCGGGTCTGGAACTTGTGCGACCGGATCGGAGAGATGGACCGGAACGCAGAAGGTGAAGGCGATGAAGACCTTCTGCGCGAGATGCACAAATGCATCCGCGACGTGACGCTGGGCATCGATTCCTTCGGTTTCAACGCCGCGATCGCCAAGCTGTATGCCTTCACCGGCACGCTGTCGAAATCCAAGGCCAGCTACAAGGTGCAGCGCGAGGCCGTGATGACCCTGGCGCAGCTGATGTCCCCGATGACCCCGCACCTGGCGGAGGACATCTGGAACCATCAGGGCGGCGAAGGCCTGTGCGCCACCGCGCCCTGGCCGGTTGCGGACGAGGCGATGCTGGTCGAGGACACCGTCACCCTGCCGATCCAGATCAACGGCAAGCGCCGCGGCGAGATTGAGGTCGCCAAGGATCTGGACAAGGCAGAGGTTGAAAAACTGGCCCTTGCGCATGAAGCTGTGCAAAAGGCGCTGAATGGCGGCGCTCCGAAAAAGGTGATCGTGGTGCCGGGCCGGATTGTGAATGTCGTTGCTTAA